A DNA window from Gorilla gorilla gorilla isolate KB3781 chromosome 6, NHGRI_mGorGor1-v2.1_pri, whole genome shotgun sequence contains the following coding sequences:
- the FEZF1 gene encoding fez family zinc finger protein 1, whose amino-acid sequence MDSSCHNATTKMLATAPARGNMMSTSKPLAFSIERIMARTPEPKALPVPHFLQGALPKGEPKHSLHLNSSIPCMIPFVPVAYDTSPKAGVTGSEPRKASLEAPAAPAAVPSAPAFSCSDLLNCALSLKGDLARDALPLQQYKLVRPRVVNHSSFHAMGALCYLNRGDGPCHPAAGVNIHPVASYFLSSPLHPQPKTYLAERNKLVVPAVEKYPSGVAFKDLSQAQLQHYMKESAQLLSEKIAFKTSDFSRGSPNAKPKVFTCEVCGKVFNAHYNLTRHMPVHTGARPFVCKVCGKGFRQASTLCRHKIIHTQEKPHKCNQCGKAFNRSSTLNTHTRIHAGYKPFVCEFCGKGFHQKGNYKNHKLTHSGEKQFKCNICNKAFHQVYNLTFHMHTHNDKKPFTCPTCGKGFCRNFDLKKHVRKLHDSSLGLARTPAGEPGTEPPPPLPQQPPMTLPPLQPPLPTPGPLQPGLHQGHQ is encoded by the exons ATGGACAGTAGCTGCCACAACGCGACTACCAAAATGTTAGCGACTGCTCCAGCTCGGGGCAACATGATGAGCACGTCCAAACCCTTGGCTTTCTCCATTGAACGAATCATGGCGCGCACCCCAGAGCCCAAGGCCCTGCCAGTCCCCCACTTCCTGCAGGGAGCCTTACCCAAGGGGGAACCCAAGCACTCTCTGCATCTCAACTCGTCGATCCCCTGCATGATCCCCTTCGTGCCTGTGGCCTACGACACGAGCCCCAAGGCAGGAGTGACGGGCTCCGAGCCGCGGAAGGCCAGTCTGGAGGCCCCGGCGGCGCCCGCGGCGGTGCCCTCGGCGCCCGCATTCAGCTGCAGCGACCTGCTCAACTGCGCACTGAGTCTCAAGGGCGACCTGGCCCGCGACGCGCTGCCGCTGCAGCAGTACAAGCTGGTAAGGCCGCGTGTGGTCAACCATTCTTCATTCCACGCCATGGGCGCCTTGTGCTACCTGAACCGAGGTGACGGCCCATGCCACCCGGCAGCCGGCGTGAACATCCACCCGGTGGCCTCCTACTTCCTCAGTTCCCCTTTGCACCCGCAGCCAAAAACGTATTTAGCCGAAAGGAATAAACTGGTGGTCCCGGCGGTGGAGAAATACCCTTCTGGAGTAGCTTTCAAAGACCTGTCCCAGGCTCAGCTGCAGCATTACATGAAAGAAAGCGCCCAGCTTCTGTCGGAAAAAATCGCGTTCAAAACCTCGGATTTCAGCCGAGGCTCTCCTAATGCCAAGCCCAAAGTTTTCACTTGCGAAGTGTGTGGAAAG GTCTTTAATGCGCACTATAACTTAACCCGTCACATGCCAGTGCACACAGGAGCCAGACCCTTCGTTTGCAAAGTATGCGGAAAAGGTTTCAGGCAAGCAAGCACCCTGTGCAGGCACAAGATCATTCACACGCAG GAAAAACCTCACAAATGTAACCAGTGTGGCAAAGCATTTAATAGAAGTTCCACTTTAAACACTCATACCCGAATACACGCGGGCTACAAACCGTTTGTGTGTGAATTCTGTGGCAAAGGGTTTCATCAAAAAG GGAATTACAAAAACCACAAGTTGACCCACAGCGGGGAGAAGCAGTTCAAGTGCAATATCTGCAACAAGGCTTTCCACCAGGTTTACAACCTCACCTTCCACATGCACACCCACAACGACAAGAAGCCTTTCACCTGCCCCACGTGCGGCAAGGGTTTCTGCAGGAACTTTGACCTCAAGAAGCATGTCCGCAAGCTGCACGACAGCAGCCTGGGGCTGGCCCGCACGCCAGCTGGCGAACCAGGCACTGAACCGCCGCCCCCGCTACCGCAGCAGCCGCCGATGACGCTGCCTCCTCTGCAGCCGCCGCTGCCAACCCCGGGGCCCCTGCAGCCCGGGCTCCACCAGGGCCACCAGTGA